The following nucleotide sequence is from Drosophila kikkawai strain 14028-0561.14 chromosome 2L, DkikHiC1v2, whole genome shotgun sequence.
ACAGACATTTTCTGatggataaataaataaagttaataataAGCAGTTAAACCAGGATAAACCAATCAATTTTTCAGTCTAACCATGCCAGTATTAAACTCTTTTTTTAATGACAAGCAATCTTAACATCTCTATTCCCCCCACAAATGTCGACGTTAaaacttgatttaaaatcctGACAAATCCGCTTAAGCAGTTAACAGCTAGTTAGCTTGGTGAAAATAAAGAGCTCCAATGCATTTCTACTTAATTAATTGTTGGTGCTGTCAAGTTGGCAAGTACTCAATAAAAAAGCTCGAGCTCAAGTTTTCTGGGATTAAGACTTTTCCTGAGAGAGATATACCGTTTGGCCCCTTAATTAGAAACCAGTTAAGTGTCGTCGCCCAGCATCGCACATAACTTGATCTATTAACTCTGTTTCTccttctatttatttttgttagcTTCTTTTGTGATTGGGGGGAACGATGGGGATTGGAGTGAGTGAAGAGTTAGATCCATGGCTCGATATCGTGCCCGTGCCCCAGTGATCTAATAAACGGCGCATTGTCATTCGCTCTACGCTTGGCATATCAGAGACCGACTTTGTTTGTCACTCAATATGCCCGAAGCCGAAACTGGGACACATTCATTAATTTATCGCATGCAAAACAATCCGCAAAAGTATctaaggtgtgtgtgtgagtgtgtgtgagtgtggtgTTTGATGCAGCTGCCTGCAGTCGGtcgacacacaaaaaatagaaaGTTTTTCGCCAAACCGTTGTTGTTAGCTGCAATTTTCTCTTTGcaatttgattaaataaaatattgtgtaAAGCCGGCAGAGCAACTTtcccaacagcaacagcggcgCAGCCACGACTTCTAAGTCGGTTACTAGATGCAATAATAATTGCATTTGTCCCACTTTACTTTCACTTGGCAAGAGTCCCAAGCAACAAGCTACACAAGCAACAAGGCAAGGCAGCGGCGCAGGCGTCGACTTTGACTTTGTGTGGAGTTGCCTGTTGCAGCTTTTCCAGCTCCACACTCCACTTTCCTCTCTCTCgcaatctctctctctctctctctctctgtgttgCATGAAAAGTTGCAACTTTTTCCAGTCGCTTGGTGGAAAACTGTTTGCCATTTGGCTGCGCAGGCTGGCCGggcaaaaaggaaaagtggGTCAAGCGCACCATTGTTGTAGATGCTGCctgtgttgctgctgttacTTGTTGCATGCCGCCACTTAATTGACAATTGGCGCtgcaacacacacagaaatatatatgtgtgtttgCCATTTGATTTATGAAACTGGGTTACCAAAGCCATTGCTGCTTTCCTTTTTCTAATCCAACTAGAAATTAGGAAtgttagaaaatatttatatcttgATAATGTATTGATATTTACCGCCAagtttgataaataaatacatataatcGATGCTTCATCGTTCTGATATATgagcaaaaaatcaaaatactgTAAGATATGTCAGACTAATATAAACGGAAAGgcgataaataaatttaataacttttatcagatatttttttgatattatcgattttataacttttaatctaaatttgtttatatattttaattttatttaccaatttttttaaaatatttgcaaaaaaaaaaagtcattatattttaaacatatttaaacgAATTTTCAAATTCCGTGTTCTATAGAACATAGaaataaagaatttataataatttttcctgATACTTTTcggtttataatattttaaggttaAACGCGCCACTTTCCACAATTTTTGATACGCTTAATCTATTATTTAaacgatatttttcgataattTTGGTCGATATATCATTGTTTTTTCCATATATCCATAGTCCAATGAAACTCTTTCTCTTGTTTGTGTTAACATTTCGTCAATTTATTTACTATCATTTAAagatctttttatatattatacagTAGTACAGCAGATCGAATGCTTGCATCTTAAACATATGTAccttttgtatttttacaCCACCTTCAATATGGATTGattggtttttgtttgtgtgtttgctgtacattaaaaaaattacattgtATCCATGAtcctgcttcttttttttactcAAACTGAGAGTCTGCGcctaatatatacattttgttaaattttgtaGCGTTCTTTAGCTCTTCATTATCCTCTGCTTtcctgttttcttttctttttttggcatcgaaacaataaataaaaacatttacaaaaaattaaatgttatttgAAGCTAAGCTATAGCTTGTCaaagaaaactaaactaaagtGGAAAGAAAGTTTCAGGGCTGCGGCCAAAAATTTAGGAGAAAATGAattcaaaaacatttttcctgGTGTGGAGAGGGGAAACCTTAGTCCCCTGGAAACTATAAGGTGACTTGGTCGTAACTAAACAAAGAGTTCTAAAGAAATAGGAATAGTAATAGCTTGGTTATCGTCGATGCAGGATATTGGAGAGTGTGCGTATTTGCTTCTGCAGCTCGGACTCCATGCGATAACCCTCCTCCTCGAATATCAGCCGCATCTCCTGCAGCGCCGGCAGCTTGTCCGCCTGCATATTCAGCAGATCACCAAAGAACTTGGTCCACACATGCTTCTTGAGGTAGCGCGGCAGCTTCTGACGTATCTCCCAATTGGCGCCGCGCTTCAGCGGCTGCATATACTCGCCGAACAACATCACATGCACGGTGGCCGCAATGCAGAAGAGATCCGTTTCATAGGACCAGCTGCGTCCCTCCTGCATCTCAATGCAGGTAAACCCGTCCGTCTGCACCACCTTACGGAACTTGGTGCGTTCGGCGTCCGGAAACAGCGACATGTCGATGGCGCAACCAAAGTCTATCAAACGCAGCGACGGCACAGGACTGTCCACGCTGGGCACGCGCATCAGTAGGAAATTATCCGGTTTAATGTCCGCATGGATGATGTGGTGACGATGCAGATGGTCCACAATGTTGCAGATCTGGGCCGAAAAGTGCATCACCAGGGATTCGTGCATTACCTTTGTGGTGGCCTGACGTAACTTATTGTTGATGTCCAGCAGGGAGCCGAAGGGTGAAAACTCTGTGGCTATCAGGCTGGCATTTGGCGCTATAATCGCCGTGGAAATATCCATCAAACCGGGTAGAACCTCCGGCTCCGTGATGCGTTTCAGCACCTGATCACATATGTAGATCTCCCAAGTATTTGGGGGCTTCTGGAACTTAAGGGCCACAACGTTCCCGGTGCGTGAATCCGTGGCCTTGTATACCGAGCCGTAGGAACCGCGGCCCACCTCTTTGTCAATGTTGAATGTGACGCCCTCGAGGACGTTGAGGGTGCGAGTGTTGGATATTTTTGGCAGTGGCGTTTGCACAATCTTGTAGCTGGCATGGGCATCATGATCGCCCGGAAAGTCCAGCTTGGCGAGGAAGGCGCGACAGAGTTCGCTGCTAAACGGATCGATGGCCTCCTTGGCCAAGTGTCGGGCGATTGTCTCCACCGCCTTGGACAGGCGACGCTCCTGAGCCTCTGTGTCGTGCTGGGTGGCAAAGTACGAGTTCTCCTGGAACGTTGAGAAATCGGCCAGGGTTGAGCCGTTgccattgttattgttgctggtactattgttattgttgtgcGTTTGCAGTGTCTTATTGACCGGATGGAGCTGGATCTGCTGCTGGGAAGCCGAGTCACGGAAATTAAGTCTATCCACAGCCAGGGAGAGCGAGCTATTGGAATTGTCCAAGGCACTGGCGCTGGAGAACGAGAAGTTGGCATTGTCATTGTAGCCGCCAAGAGCCGCTCCGGCAGCCATGCTGCTGGAACTAGCCGTGGAGGCCAACACATCCGCCGCCGAGGAAGCcgagttgctgttgctgcaaaGTTCCGGCTGAAACTTGCTGCGTTTGACTTTGGTGCGAGCCCTGCGATAACCATTCGCCTCGCTCTTGGGCGTCGACGTCTGGCCCAGCATGTAGGGATGGAAGTGATGGTGTTGATGGCCACCGCCATTGCGCTGACGCTGGACGGGTATGGGAGAGCCAGGAGCTGGCTCCGGTGGTGGGTAATGCTGTGCTGCCTGTGGCGGCTGTTGGATtatctgttgctgttgctgttcctgctgttgctcctgttgctggtgctgctgctgctgatgctgctggtaGACATTTTCTATGGTATAGGCACGATAGGTGCTACTGGGCTCCTTCCTAAACTTGATCTTAATAGAGCGGTTCTCCTGCTCAAAGGTGGTCTGCGCGCTAAACTGCACGCCATTGGTGTAGGCTGGTTCGCTAGGTTCTTCCTCCTCTTCGtcgtcctcatcctcctcttcctctcCCCCCTCGGAGTCATCTTCCTCATCGTCTTCCTCTCTTGCTACGCCTTCTTCCGCCTCGTTCTCTTCGTTCTCCTGGCCACTGCTGCTGTTATTATGCCCGTAGAGAGCTCCATCCACGGCAGTAATGTAGTAAGAGGTCTCGGAGCCATAGGAATCATACAAtgtctgctgctgttgctgctgcgactgcgactgtgACTCTTGTTGTACTTGTGGCTCTGGCGGCGGCTTCACTGCCTTGTATTTGCGGGATAAAATCTCCTCGGGACTGTACTCAATGCCAGCGCCTGGAGGATAGACCAACTGCTTGGCATAGTGGCATACCCGCGAGGGGTCATCGGGCTCTTCCAGAGTCAAGGCTGGCTTCCAGGTCTCGTGATTGTTGCGTCCATAAGCGTGGAAATTGCGCGGCAAACGAATCCCAGTCACATCACTGGCTGCAGCAACTCCGGGCGATGGTTGGTGCTCGGCATGGGCATTGCCATTGCGATTGCCATTCTGTTGGGGAAGCGACTGAGGCGGCTGAGGCTGTTCCTGCTGAGGATGGGCATGTTGCTGTGGGACAGCTGGTTCATGGTGTTGCGgaggcggcggctgctgctgctgctgctgctgcggtatAGGTTGATGAACATAATGCGGCtgtaaattgatttattttaaaaagtttttcaaaAAGATCAAGATCAATACTTACCTCTGCCGCTGGAGCAGCATACTGAGGTTGAACATGCGCTGTTGCAGGTCGCTGGGCAggatggtgctgctgctcatAGCGTGGTTGCTCCTGGTAGTGCGGTTGATAGGCCAGCTGTGGCTGGTCTGGAGGCTGATGAAGTTGCTGTGGCGGCGGCTGATGCTGCTGAGGAGCCTGATGTGGCTGTGGAGCCTGATGTGGCTGAGGAGCCTGATGTGGCTGTGGAGCCTgatgtggctgctgttgctgcactTGAGGAGGCGGTgcctgatgctgttgctgttgcggaTGATATTGCTGATAGATATTCTGCTGATATGGCTGGGGACGGTGCTGCGGCGGATAAGAATGCGGCAACTGCTGTTGGGCATAGTTTGTAAGCTGCTGGAGGGCatcctgctgttgttgctgctgctgctgctgttgctgctgctgccgctggtaGAACATCGATCTTGCATAGTTAAACTTGGAGTGCGCATGCTGCAGCTCCGCATTGCTTTGAGCCTTCTCCTGGAAGGCCAGATTAAAGACCGCCTCGGCATCTTTGAACTCCTCGCGCGACTCGTAGTACGCAGCCCATCCGATATAAAAGGCAGCCACCTGACGGCCCGTACCGCGCTGGAAGAGCACCTGATAGAAGTGCAACGGATCCGTTTGCATTGCTATGTACTTGAGCCACAGCCGCACCAGGCGCGCATCCTGGCGATAGTAATCGTTGTGCTCGTAGACCGTCAGGCAGCGCTCCAGCGTTTCGCGGAATTTAAGCTCCGGATCGCTGTGCGCATGATTCTCGTACCAGCAAATGTAGTTGTACCAATGATCCAGCGGATCTGGGCCCTGGTATAGCGAGATGGCGTGCTCCCAGGCCTGCTTGTCCTTCAGGAAGCCGTGCATCTCGTCCGGACTTGGCACCGGCGGGGCACTCGTGGCGGCCGCCACAGCTGCAACTCCCGCTCCGGGCGCCGAGCCCGATCCCTGGCGCATGTACGAGTGCATGGCCATGTCAGGCGGATGGGGGAATCCCCTAATCACGCCGCCGCGCGTCGTCAAAACAAATTGGAAAGAAcctttctgctgctgcttttctgGCCACTCGGAGTTCTCCAATTTCGGAGTCCGGTCACGCTCCGATTGGACACTTCTACGCGTTCGCTGCACCCGGTCGGTTAGTCCCTGATCAGAAAACAGCAATAGCACATGATTTTTAGGCAAGTTTTTCCTTGGCTTGCTGTGATCAAAgatatttttccctttttttattctttttttttaatttttagtttcaATGTGCCCGCAGGCTGCTGTTTTGATGTTTCTAAGAATTCGTAAGGAAAATGGCGGATTTCCCCCTCCACGGCAGCTGGTCACATTACGATAGCTGAAAAATGGAACATTGGCGCTGCCATACTTTTCGAAGaaaacatttgtttttgttttttaatgggTTGCTTAATTATTTCACTGATgtaatgctttaaaaaaaaggtttgtGATAATTTCCTCCATTTTTGTACTGCTTGTTATGCTGCGAAACATTTGGCGTTGGCAAAAAACGCTGTTGTCTATAGTGACGTTTTACAGCACTGACTTTGCAAAGCAAGGAAACTGTTTTCAAATTTGaacttttaattatatattttgtaaatgtttaaaattaacttttttgGTACAGTTTATTAGACTTCATTCTTAGCATTATTtagtatattaaaataaacaacaaattgtttattatgATTCTTTGAAGACTCTGGATAGTGTGACCAGAAATTATACTAGTTTCGTGTATTTCCTGGAAGTTCCATCCCTATGCTTACGGTTTCGGTTAATGGCCACCAGAAGGCGCCACCGTACtgcattattgttttttttatcaactcGCAAGAAATTTCGTAAAATTTGTCGGAAAAACCGCAAAATCCGAGTGCTTATGTTACGTTCCATTAAAGTGCATATCATATATAAGTAGTATTAGTGACCCCGCACGCCCCCGCACTGCAACGAAACACGCGGAACGTCCTCCCTCCCCGCCACCAACGcgtatatttttgtttttcgaccCCTGGCCGCGCGTCCGTGGTGGAGTTTCCCCCAAAAAAGGTGCAGCAGCTTCGGCGAAGGAAACGCAATTGGAAACATTATCGATTTGACCGCGCGCGTGGCTAGCGTCCTGCTGCAAACTGAGGAGTCCCCCTCGTCCCACCCATGGAGGTGTCCGCCGATCCCTACGAGCAGAAGCTCTACCAGATGTTCCGCAGCTGTGAGACGCAGTGCGGCCTCCTGGACGAGGGCTCGCTGCTGAAGCTGTGCTCGCTGCTGGAGTTGCGTGATCAGGGCGCCGCTCTGATCGCCAGTCTGGGCAGCAGCCACAAGCTGGGCGGCGGCGTGTCCTTTGGCCAGTTCAAGGAGGCGCTGTTGAACTTCCTGGGCTCCGAGCTGGACGCCAGCACGTCGTCGGGATTTATGGGTGAGATAACGAGCGGCACTAACACACACATGCAAGATGCGGTAATGTTAGGTGGAAATTTCGTTTTATAGGTTTTTGATATGGGGAATTGTAGTTCTTTCAAGCCCGACATATCATGTTAAACCTCAATATGTCATTAATAATGACTCATTATGTCTTGATAAtcattttgatttgtttttttcaaTAGAGGGTTAAGGCTAGGCCTCTAGTTTTGATTCCATTAATCAAGGTTTAAGTCGTAATTGGAGATTGGGGGTTTCTTGGcgacattttaaagaaattaaaccaaaaaatcgtttaaagtcggaaataattataataattttagtaagttcttaaaaaaaaaagtaattttatttcgaaaatatcgattttaaatcgattaacTAACAAAAAATCGTTGAAAGTCAGAAACTTTTGTAAGTTCTTAAAAAACATAGTTTCTTTATGCTAATATCGAtttgaaatcgattttttaatCTGCGATAACCCTGTTTAAACAAATGCCAATTTGTATTTTCGGCTAAAAACCTATTAGATTTCGTatttcttcaaaaataaattttttaattactaaaaatCGTTATGTAttgatataataataagaataaatagatcaaaaatgtataaaacatCAGTTTGTGACATCACAGTCAGTTTTATAATCTTTGCAAATCTTGGATAACAAAGacaaaatttgcataaagaGCAGGCACACTTTTGTGAATTCCAAAATGTCTCTGGGGAAAGTTCTGGGCGGAATAAGGACACCCTTGCCCGAGATTAAGGGTACATAAGCATCATTAACAGATTAGCGGATTAGCGctccaggagcagcagctgttaAAGGGTCATAAACTCAAAGATGCAATGgcaatttttttatgattctTGACGCCTACCTGATCCCTGATCCCGATCTAAACTTCAAATCACTACCTGCTCCTGCATAAATACACGAATCATTCAGCTACACAGTTTAGTCTCGTTCAGAATGGGAACCCGCTTCTATTACCGCCAAGCCGGCGGACAGATAAGAGATCCAGTCGTTGAGAAATTAGCCGCACGCTTCGGTATACACTTGAGAGAGCCATCCAACAATCTCTGTCAGTTCCTCACTAATCtgtatttcatttaaatcttTGCAGAGCGCTCGCTAGTGATAACAGATGAGCCGTTGGCCAGCACATATATTGAGAGCCCGCCGGAATCCTCTGACCGGGAGGTGTCACCGAAACTCGTGGTGGGCACCAAGAAGTATGGCAGGAGATCTAGGCCGCATCAAGGAATCTACGAGTTGTCGGTGACGGATTCGGACAATACGGATGAGGATCAGatgcagcagaagcagcagcaacagcaacgtaGTCTCAACGGCAGCGAAGAGCTTGGAGCTCAGGTGAGTGAGTGGGGAAGTGGCAACAAGTCACGTACGAGGTGGGGGCGATACAAGTTCTGGGGTTTGTAAGCTAAAGTGCAGTGTAAGCTGTTTTTTGTCAAGTTAAAATGGTAAAGTTAGCGCTATAATTATAAGGCAAGCTAGCAATTGAAGCTAATCCCTATCTTAAAACCTTTATTTTTCCCCTCTTTATAGGTGCAGCGTTCCTCCTCCCAAAGCGATATCCACGGCAGTCGGCGTCTGCGTACCGTCCACACCAGTGGCAGCAAGCTCAAGCGTTGCGCCTCCCTGCCAGCCCGCCGGAATTTACAATCCAAAATGCACAATGTCTCAACGGGAGCTACGACATCGCCGACGGCAGCCGCCAAGCTAAAACAGCTGTCCATCCAGAGCCAGAATCAGCAGAGCAGCAGTATCGAGTCTCTGGGTAAGTTAACGGCAAGCAAACCCGTTCCCCAAACCCCAAACCCCAAAACCCAATACCCCTAGCTGCCCCACCGTTTGTTGTTAGCCCAAAGTACCCCAAAATTTACGTTTGAAGCAATGACAAAAGAATCACTTGTTGGTTTGGTACACACCGCAGGCCATCACCTGGCCGCCACCGCATCCGCACCGTCGCCCGAGCACCGGAGATGCTACCACGGCGGCCGTTGGTTATGTTGCAAAGGTTTGTGCGCTCTCTTAAGAGCAAATTGTCAACATGTCAACACCTCCCCCCAAAAAAACCAATCATTCTTGGTACTTAATCGCACCCTATGTAGCAGCACTTGTTTTTACGTATAACCATAACCCAAAATTCCCTTTCTGGTGGAGCTGGAACAGCTAGAGGCATTTTATAGTTGTTTTTATTAGAGAAAATGTTTAAGTTTAaatgaaaaagtaaatattaaaaatacctacagtttttaaaaaaagtttttgttgtCAGTTTTTAGtagattatattttttttatgacaaaaatatttaatatataatattttttttaagttttcaaagagtttattacatttttgtagtGATTCCAAGTAGCTAAAAAACAGtgaaactatttattttttgcctatCCAACAACCGTTCCAAGACCCAGCCACTTGATACGTTCTGCGCTTTTGCTTTTAACCATCAAAACACAAACCTGAAACCGAAATCACACTCCCTATCCCCCAAATCCCACTCCCACCTCTGGTATCTTGggctataaaataatttaaatgtgtatatatacaaTCTCCTATCTAACGCCTTCCCCCTTGTGATAATTGTGGATTCCCCGTGAACTTACAGACACCGTGACGCCGCAACAGCTGGAGACGATCAGTGCGCACACCATCATCGATGCCTGGGAGCTGGCCAGCATTCTCAATTGCCGAAACCTGCTGCGTATCCTTGGTTTCGATGAGGACGAAGAGGAGGTTAATTTGCAGCAGCTGACCAAGGCTTTGGAGGAAGAGCTGCGCGGTCTCGATGATGACCAAGAGCAGTCGAATATGCTAAGAGCTTTGGCTGCCCTGCAGGCCACCGAATTGGGTAATTATCGCCTTGCCTTCCGCCAGCAGCACGAGGAGAATGTGAAGCTGAGGGCGGACAACAAGGCGGCGAACCAAAGGGTGGCCCTGCTGGCCGTTGAGGTGGATGAGCGGCATGCCTCGCTGGAGGATAACTCCAAGCAGCAGGTTCAACAGCTGGAGCAGCGGCATGCCAGCATGGTAAGGGAAATGACCCTGCGGATGAGCAATGATCGCGATCATTGGACCAGCATGACGGCCAAGCTAGAGGCGCAGATCAAGACCCTGGAGCAGGAGGAGATTCGCCTTAAAACGGAACTCGAACTGGTGCGCACTGAGAACACGGAGCTGGAAACAGAGCAGCAGAAGGCGCATGTCCAGCTCACGGAGCTGCTCGAGCAGAACATCAAGCTTAACCAGGAGCTGGCCCATAGGTCGAGCAGCACTAGCATCAGCGGTGTCACTCCCGAGCACAGTCCCTTGAGCCCGCGGAGGCACAGTGaggacaaggaggaggagctgctgcagctcaTGGAGAAGCTGGCAGCTCTCCAAATGGAGAATGCCCAGCTCCGCGACAAGACTGATGAGCTGACCATTGAAATCGAGAGCTTAAATGTAGAACTAATCCGTTCGAAAtccaagggcaaaaagcaAGAGAAGCAAGAAGACCAGGAGGCGGCTGCCACGGCCACCAAGCGGCGTGGCGACTCACCCAGCAAAACGCATCTCACGGAGGAGAGTCCGCGGCTGGGCAAGCAGCGAAAGTGCACTGAAGGAGAGCAGAGTGATGCCAGCAACAGCGGCGACTGGTTGGCTCTCAATTCGGAGCTCCAGCGAAGTCAAAGTCAGGATGAGGAGCTAACCAGCCTGCGGCAGAGGGTGGCTGATCTGGAAAAGGAACTTCAAGCCGCCAAGGAAGGTAGATCCCTCACACCCGAAGGTCGCTCCAAGGAACTGGAGGCCAGCCTCGAGCAAATGCAGCGCGCCTACGAGGATTGCGAGGACTATTGGCAATCGAAGCTTAGTGAAGAGCGGCAAATGTTCGAGAAAGAGCGCCAAATCTACGAGGATGAGCAGCAAGAGAGCGACAAGAAGTTCACCGAGCTGATGGAGAAGGTGCGGGAGTACGAGGAGCAGTTCAGCAAGGACGGCCGACTCTCGCCCATCGACGAGCGTGATATGTTGGAGCAGCAGTACGTGGAACTGGAGGCGGAAGCCGCCCAACTGCGCTCCAACTCCATGCAAATGCTCGAGGAGAAGTCGCAGGAGATCATTGGCCTGCAGTCAGAGATCGAGGATCTGCGTCAACGGCTGGGTGAGAGCGTGGAGATTCTCACCGGCGCCAGTGAACTCACGCCGGAATCGGTGGCTCAACTAAGTGCCGAGGCGGGCAAGAGTCCGGCCAGTTCGCCCATTAGCTACCTCTGGCTGCAGAGCACCATCCAGGAGCCGGTGAAGTCCTTTGCCGGCACTGGGGACGAAGCCGCTGCCAGTGCCATCGAACTGCTGAGTGCTGGCGGTGGCGGCTCACCATCGCACAAGGCTACCAGCCGGTGAGTATGCCATGAAGACTCTCTGTGTTTGTTTGTccttggtgtgtgtgtgcctgcatCCTCATTAGTTCTCTTTACCGCATTAATCTCTATgttttatgtacatatatatttttgttttgtcttcGAAATAATCCCTAATCCATGTCTACAAGCTAAGCtcatttagtttttaagtttatgtttatgtacgtgttttataaatataatttatttaagaatatattactttattgcaaaataataaaaaaaaataaatacatatataaataaaaaaacaaaacattaataaacaaaaatataaaaagaacaaaaagcTCACCTTAGAGAATTACAAACACATAAAGCCTAAGTGGCTCCCGGAATGatcttaaaattcccaagtacgaATTCAGCGTGTCCATTTCAACGGCTACGTTAAATTAGTTAGCAACATTTCGGGTTTTGGTATCTTCTGGCGTAAtcttaaatgtttttgtttaaaaagaactttattttatttaagaaaatgttattaaaatcgattttgagctcattttaaaatagagcttaacataaatataataaatcaatttttttttaaagactttCCCATATAAACTTCTCCTCTAAACCctgtttataatttgtttaaacagCAACAACCTTACCACCTCGGAAACATCCATCTTTAGTACCACACCCTTCGATAGCTCTCACTCGGGTGGTGGTCCATCGCCCACAAATAGTGACACCACAAACGCTTCATCAGCCGCACCAACAGGTCCTGCGCCCATCAGCAAACCCAAGCGACGGGCGCAGAGTCCGCAGCAGGCGCAATCCGAGGGAGAGATTGCCGACTGTGAGACCTCGTCGACGGCTTCCAACAAGAGCTTCGATACCCACAGTCAGGTGTCCATTAGCAAAACGTCTTGCCTTAGCCACGAAAAGTGCACCAGTCCCAATGCCCTGAAGGAGGAGCTGAAGCGCCTCAAGTTCTTCGAGTTGTCCCTCAAGGAGCAGATCAAGGATTTGAGCCTGC
It contains:
- the Bub1 gene encoding mitotic checkpoint serine/threonine-protein kinase BUB1; this translates as MAMHSYMRQGSGSAPGAGVAAVAAATSAPPVPSPDEMHGFLKDKQAWEHAISLYQGPDPLDHWYNYICWYENHAHSDPELKFRETLERCLTVYEHNDYYRQDARLVRLWLKYIAMQTDPLHFYQVLFQRGTGRQVAAFYIGWAAYYESREEFKDAEAVFNLAFQEKAQSNAELQHAHSKFNYARSMFYQRQQQQQQQQQQQQQDALQQLTNYAQQQLPHSYPPQHRPQPYQQNIYQQYHPQQQQHQAPPPQVQQQQPHQAPQPHQAPQPHQAPQPHQAPQQHQPPPQQLHQPPDQPQLAYQPHYQEQPRYEQQHHPAQRPATAHVQPQYAAPAAEPHYVHQPIPQQQQQQQPPPPQHHEPAVPQQHAHPQQEQPQPPQSLPQQNGNRNGNAHAEHQPSPGVAAASDVTGIRLPRNFHAYGRNNHETWKPALTLEEPDDPSRVCHYAKQLVYPPGAGIEYSPEEILSRKYKAVKPPPEPQVQQESQSQSQQQQQQTLYDSYGSETSYYITAVDGALYGHNNSSSGQENEENEAEEGVAREEDDEEDDSEGGEEEEDEDDEEEEEPSEPAYTNGVQFSAQTTFEQENRSIKIKFRKEPSSTYRAYTIENVYQQHQQQQHQQQEQQQEQQQQQIIQQPPQAAQHYPPPEPAPGSPIPVQRQRNGGGHQHHHFHPYMLGQTSTPKSEANGYRRARTKVKRSKFQPELCSNSNSASSAADVLASTASSSSMAAGAALGGYNDNANFSFSSASALDNSNSSLSLAVDRLNFRDSASQQQIQLHPVNKTLQTHNNNNSTSNNNNGNGSTLADFSTFQENSYFATQHDTEAQERRLSKAVETIARHLAKEAIDPFSSELCRAFLAKLDFPGDHDAHASYKIVQTPLPKISNTRTLNVLEGVTFNIDKEVGRGSYGSVYKATDSRTGNVVALKFQKPPNTWEIYICDQVLKRITEPEVLPGLMDISTAIIAPNASLIATEFSPFGSLLDINNKLRQATTKVMHESLVMHFSAQICNIVDHLHRHHIIHADIKPDNFLLMRVPSVDSPVPSLRLIDFGCAIDMSLFPDAERTKFRKVVQTDGFTCIEMQEGRSWSYETDLFCIAATVHVMLFGEYMQPLKRGANWEIRQKLPRYLKKHVWTKFFGDLLNMQADKLPALQEMRLIFEEEGYRMESELQKQIRTLSNILHRR